From one Tsukamurella tyrosinosolvens genomic stretch:
- the pgsA gene encoding CDP-diacylglycerol--glycerol-3-phosphate 3-phosphatidyltransferase produces the protein MSATDGVQPASTPVSNVNVANGLTVLRIVLVPVFLAALFVDGGHSTTWRWIAFAIFAVAMITDRVDGQIARRYGLITDFGKLMDPIADKALTGAAFVGLSVLGDLPWWVTLVILAREFGITAFRFAVIRDGVIPASRGGKLKTLLQTLAIGLYLMPLPAWMDLPSQIMMGAAVVVTVATGVDYLLSWWRGRR, from the coding sequence GTGAGTGCAACGGACGGCGTGCAGCCCGCGAGCACACCTGTCTCGAACGTCAACGTCGCGAACGGGTTGACGGTGCTCCGGATCGTACTCGTTCCCGTCTTCCTCGCGGCGCTGTTCGTCGACGGCGGGCACTCCACCACGTGGCGGTGGATCGCCTTCGCGATCTTCGCCGTGGCGATGATCACCGACCGCGTCGACGGCCAGATCGCGCGCCGCTACGGCCTGATCACCGATTTCGGCAAGCTCATGGACCCCATCGCCGACAAGGCGCTCACGGGCGCGGCCTTCGTCGGCCTGTCCGTGCTCGGCGACCTGCCGTGGTGGGTGACCCTGGTGATCCTCGCCCGCGAGTTCGGCATCACCGCCTTCCGGTTCGCCGTGATCCGCGACGGGGTGATCCCCGCGAGCCGGGGCGGCAAGCTCAAGACCCTCCTGCAGACCCTCGCGATCGGTCTCTACCTCATGCCGTTGCCGGCCTGGATGGACCTGCCCAGTCAGATCATGATGGGCGCGGCCGTCGTCGTCACGGTCGCGACCGGCGTTGACTACCTGCTCAGCTGGTGGCGTGGCCGCCGGTGA
- a CDS encoding helix-turn-helix domain-containing protein produces MALLLREAIGENLRKTRVRQSRTLRDVSSAAQVSLGYLSEVERGQKEASSELLAAICGALAIEVAEVVAQASVSMRPIPTMVIPAPALAAA; encoded by the coding sequence ATGGCTCTACTGCTTCGCGAGGCGATCGGCGAGAACCTGCGTAAGACCCGGGTGCGCCAGAGTCGCACGCTGCGAGACGTTTCCTCGGCGGCACAGGTCAGCCTCGGCTACCTGTCCGAGGTCGAGCGCGGCCAGAAGGAGGCGTCCAGCGAGCTGCTGGCCGCCATCTGCGGCGCATTGGCCATCGAGGTGGCCGAGGTGGTGGCCCAGGCCAGCGTGTCGATGCGCCCGATCCCCACGATGGTGATCCCCGCGCCGGCGCTCGCCGCCGCCTGA
- a CDS encoding CinA family protein — translation MTTCSAGGVAAGDAARLVAALAECGQTVASAESLTAGLFAATVADVPGASAVLRGGLIVYATDLKASLAGVPSGELDRNGPVHPDTARALADGARTRCGADWGIGLTGVAGPTEQDGVPVGTVHLGISGPSGATVTTLHLDGDRAAVRRGAVDAALRELRVRVSANREPSGPAPR, via the coding sequence TTGACTACCTGCTCAGCTGGTGGCGTGGCCGCCGGTGACGCCGCCCGCCTGGTAGCCGCACTCGCCGAGTGCGGCCAGACGGTCGCGTCGGCCGAATCGCTGACCGCCGGGCTGTTCGCCGCGACCGTCGCCGACGTCCCCGGCGCCAGCGCCGTGCTGCGCGGTGGCCTCATCGTCTACGCGACCGACCTCAAGGCGAGCCTGGCCGGCGTCCCGTCGGGCGAGCTGGACCGCAACGGCCCCGTCCACCCCGACACCGCGCGCGCCCTCGCCGACGGGGCGCGAACGCGCTGCGGAGCCGACTGGGGGATCGGCCTCACCGGCGTCGCCGGCCCCACCGAGCAGGACGGCGTGCCGGTCGGCACCGTCCACCTGGGGATATCGGGTCCGTCGGGTGCCACGGTGACCACGCTCCACCTCGACGGTGACCGTGCCGCGGTCCGCCGGGGCGCCGTCGACGCCGCCCTCCGGGAGCTCCGCGTGCGGGTTTCGGCGAATCGGGAACCATCCGGGCCCGCCCCGCGTTGA
- the pspM gene encoding phage shock envelope stress response protein PspM: MTDQRGRYRTDFSAVAASAGRMAASAITAASTAMETAARAADEARDKAARRRDPKAAHQRSLKHARYTVNSWAATTSTSAVVAVGGFAAAAPVVGGTATAVTALVAVPAGYAVRKLRRLRRTPAPPRTYARRTVPARSSALHDPVRALADAEQEFLALMSVLTRSGGLPADALSELDDDAETSADAIVSYAEQLADLERVVAGGGGSAAYLRETFEDGLDSLDEGVEAYRDMVRSAATTVAAARGSLGSPARFDALSTATPRLQETAERLRSWAYGIAALPPVPDPHTW, encoded by the coding sequence ATGACCGACCAGCGAGGCCGCTACCGCACCGACTTCTCGGCGGTGGCGGCCTCCGCTGGTCGTATGGCCGCATCGGCGATCACCGCCGCGTCGACCGCGATGGAGACGGCCGCCCGCGCCGCCGACGAGGCGCGCGACAAGGCCGCGCGGCGGCGGGACCCGAAGGCCGCTCACCAGCGCTCCCTCAAGCATGCCCGGTACACCGTGAACAGCTGGGCTGCCACCACCTCCACCTCGGCGGTCGTGGCCGTGGGCGGCTTCGCCGCGGCAGCGCCCGTCGTGGGCGGTACCGCCACCGCCGTCACCGCGCTCGTCGCGGTGCCCGCGGGCTACGCCGTGCGCAAGCTCCGCCGCCTGCGCCGCACCCCGGCTCCGCCCCGCACCTACGCGCGCCGCACCGTCCCGGCGCGATCCTCCGCGCTGCACGACCCCGTACGGGCCCTCGCCGACGCCGAGCAGGAGTTCCTCGCGCTCATGTCGGTGCTCACCCGCTCGGGAGGCCTTCCGGCCGACGCCCTCAGTGAGCTCGACGACGACGCCGAGACCTCGGCCGACGCGATCGTCTCCTACGCCGAGCAGCTCGCCGACCTCGAACGGGTCGTCGCCGGCGGGGGCGGGTCCGCCGCGTACCTGCGCGAGACCTTCGAGGACGGCCTGGACAGCCTCGACGAGGGCGTCGAGGCCTACCGGGACATGGTCCGGTCCGCCGCGACGACGGTGGCGGCGGCCCGCGGCTCCCTGGGCTCGCCCGCGCGGTTCGACGCGCTCAGCACCGCGACACCCCGCCTGCAGGAGACCGCCGAGCGGCTGCGCTCCTGGGCGTACGGCATCGCCGCCCTGCCGCCGGTTCCCGATCCCCACACCTGGTGA
- a CDS encoding PspA/IM30 family protein gives MANPFVKGWNYLMALFNSKIDENADPKVQIQQAIEDAQRQHQALSQQAAAVIGNQRQLEMKLNRQLAEVEKLSANTRQAVQLADQATAAGDAAKATEYTNAAEAFAAQLVTAEQGVEDLKGLHDQSLQAAGQAKRAVEQNAMQLQQKLAERTKLLSQLEQAKMQEQVSASLNQMGQLSAPGNTPNLDEVREKIERRYANALGSTELAQNSVQGRMMEVQNATVQMAGHSRLEQIRASMQASGQIQGAPAAPQAAPAPQTPQQAPNPNLQKP, from the coding sequence ATGGCTAACCCGTTCGTCAAGGGGTGGAACTACTTGATGGCGCTGTTCAACTCGAAGATCGACGAGAACGCCGATCCGAAGGTGCAGATCCAGCAGGCGATCGAGGACGCCCAGCGCCAGCACCAGGCCCTCTCGCAGCAGGCCGCCGCCGTCATCGGCAACCAGCGCCAGCTCGAGATGAAGCTGAACCGCCAGCTCGCCGAGGTCGAGAAGCTGTCCGCGAACACGCGCCAGGCCGTGCAGCTGGCCGACCAGGCCACCGCCGCCGGTGATGCGGCCAAGGCCACCGAGTACACCAACGCCGCCGAGGCCTTCGCCGCACAGCTGGTGACCGCGGAGCAGGGCGTCGAGGACCTCAAGGGGCTGCACGACCAGTCGCTGCAGGCCGCCGGCCAGGCCAAGCGCGCGGTCGAGCAGAACGCCATGCAGCTGCAGCAGAAGCTCGCCGAGCGCACCAAGCTGCTCAGCCAACTGGAGCAGGCGAAGATGCAGGAGCAGGTCTCCGCATCGCTCAACCAGATGGGTCAGCTCTCCGCACCCGGCAACACCCCGAACCTCGACGAGGTCCGCGAGAAGATCGAGCGCCGCTACGCCAACGCTCTCGGCTCCACCGAGCTGGCGCAGAACTCCGTCCAGGGCCGCATGATGGAGGTCCAGAACGCCACCGTGCAGATGGCCGGCCACTCGCGGCTCGAGCAGATCCGCGCGTCGATGCAGGCCAGCGGTCAGATTCAGGGCGCCCCTGCGGCCCCGCAGGCCGCGCCCGCGCCGCAGACCCCGCAGCAGGCCCCGAACCCGAACCTGCAGAAGCCCTGA
- a CDS encoding putative protein N(5)-glutamine methyltransferase — protein sequence MNVIGELRAAGCAFAEREAELLEEAASGPDLEDLVRRRCAGEPLEHLLGWVEFRGRRLLVGPGVFVPRRRTELLSELADGSGVLVELCCGAGPVAATAASAKAYAADIDRTAAEYAARNAPAATVLVGDLFGPLPAALRGTVDVIAANAPYVPTAAIRTMPAEARDNEPHRALDGGPDGLTLHRRIALDAPRWLRPDGRVLIETGRQQATYTVAALRAVGLDTHIEVDDERQATVAVGVKPS from the coding sequence GTGAATGTGATCGGTGAGCTGCGGGCGGCCGGATGCGCCTTCGCCGAGCGCGAGGCCGAACTGCTGGAGGAAGCGGCGTCCGGGCCCGACCTGGAGGACCTCGTCCGGCGACGATGCGCGGGCGAGCCCCTGGAGCACCTCCTCGGCTGGGTGGAGTTCCGCGGACGCCGGCTGCTCGTCGGCCCCGGTGTCTTCGTCCCCCGGCGGCGCACCGAGTTGCTGTCCGAGCTGGCCGATGGTTCGGGCGTCCTCGTGGAGCTGTGCTGCGGCGCGGGGCCCGTCGCCGCCACCGCGGCGTCCGCGAAGGCCTACGCCGCCGACATCGACCGGACCGCGGCGGAGTACGCCGCGCGCAACGCCCCGGCGGCGACGGTCCTCGTCGGCGACCTGTTCGGGCCGCTCCCCGCGGCGCTGCGCGGGACCGTCGACGTGATCGCGGCGAACGCCCCCTACGTGCCCACCGCGGCGATCCGGACGATGCCCGCGGAGGCCCGCGACAACGAGCCGCACCGCGCCCTCGACGGCGGGCCCGACGGCCTGACGCTGCACCGACGGATCGCGCTGGACGCGCCGCGCTGGCTGCGACCCGACGGGCGGGTGCTCATCGAGACGGGCCGTCAGCAGGCCACGTACACGGTGGCCGCGCTGCGCGCCGTCGGCCTCGACACCCACATCGAGGTCGACGACGAGCGGCAGGCCACCGTGGCGGTCGGCGTCAAGCCGTCCTGA
- a CDS encoding glycosyltransferase, which yields MRVAIVAGSEAGHALPGLALALRLIGAGHEPVVFTGRQWREVGARYGVDTRELPGLAARPGDDDGDAGAKIHGRAAYIATKVLPGIEEVRADLVVADILTPGGGMAAELLGVPWLELSPHPLYLPSKGLPPIGSGLAPAQTPRELLRDAVLRAFTARDIRNGLRQRAEARAGIGLPARDGGPAGRLVATIPALELPRADWPARTHLVGPLTLEPTDDPCPVPDGTGPLVMVAPSTAATGEQNLAEVAVDGLRGAGVRLAVSGLNPPAFGEPWVASGFGRQDELVARADAVVCGGGHGMLTKALTAGKPVVVVPGGGDQWELANRVARQGSGVLVRPATAAAIRDGVRRVLDDPSYARAARSAADGAHRVADPVLVCEAYR from the coding sequence GTGCGCGTTGCGATCGTCGCGGGTTCCGAGGCCGGGCATGCACTGCCCGGCCTCGCCCTTGCACTCCGCCTGATCGGCGCCGGCCACGAGCCCGTCGTCTTCACCGGCCGGCAGTGGCGCGAGGTGGGCGCACGCTACGGCGTCGACACCCGCGAACTCCCGGGCCTGGCCGCCCGGCCCGGCGACGACGACGGCGACGCCGGAGCCAAGATCCACGGCCGCGCCGCGTACATCGCCACCAAGGTGCTGCCCGGGATCGAGGAGGTCCGCGCCGACCTCGTCGTCGCCGACATCCTCACCCCCGGCGGCGGGATGGCCGCGGAACTCCTGGGCGTGCCCTGGTTGGAACTCAGCCCGCACCCCCTCTACCTGCCCTCGAAGGGGCTGCCGCCCATCGGATCCGGCCTCGCCCCCGCGCAGACGCCGCGCGAGCTGCTCCGCGACGCCGTGCTCCGCGCCTTCACCGCCCGTGACATCCGCAACGGCCTCCGCCAGCGCGCCGAGGCCCGCGCCGGCATCGGGCTCCCAGCCCGCGACGGCGGCCCGGCCGGGCGGCTCGTCGCCACCATCCCCGCCCTCGAGCTGCCGCGCGCCGACTGGCCGGCGCGGACGCACCTCGTCGGGCCGCTCACCCTGGAGCCGACCGACGATCCGTGCCCGGTTCCCGACGGCACCGGCCCGCTCGTCATGGTGGCCCCGTCGACCGCGGCGACGGGGGAGCAGAACCTCGCCGAGGTCGCGGTCGACGGGCTGCGCGGCGCCGGCGTTCGGCTCGCGGTGAGCGGGCTGAATCCGCCCGCGTTCGGCGAACCGTGGGTCGCCAGCGGCTTCGGCCGCCAGGACGAGCTCGTCGCCCGCGCCGACGCCGTCGTCTGCGGCGGCGGGCACGGCATGCTCACCAAGGCCCTCACCGCCGGCAAGCCGGTCGTCGTCGTGCCCGGCGGCGGCGACCAGTGGGAACTCGCCAACCGGGTCGCGCGGCAGGGGAGCGGCGTGCTCGTGCGTCCCGCGACCGCCGCCGCGATCCGCGACGGCGTGCGCCGCGTGCTCGACGATCCGTCGTACGCCCGCGCCGCGCGGTCCGCAGCGGACGGCGCGCACCGCGTCGCGGACCCCGTGCTGGTGTGCGAGGCCTATCGGTAA
- a CDS encoding amino-acid N-acetyltransferase, with product MTADHEDVLRRARTSDVPAIKRLIDVYAGRILLEKNLVTLYESVQEFCVYEVGGAVVGCGALHVLWSDLGEIRTLAVDPTVKGHGIGHRIVARLLDEARALELHRVFVLTFETAFFGRHGFAEIDGTPVSAEVYNELCRSYDEGVAEFLDLSSVKPNTLGNTRMLVTL from the coding sequence GTGACCGCCGACCACGAGGATGTGCTGCGCCGCGCCCGGACGTCCGACGTCCCCGCGATCAAGCGCCTCATCGACGTCTACGCGGGACGGATCCTGCTGGAGAAGAACCTGGTCACCCTGTACGAGTCGGTGCAGGAGTTCTGCGTGTACGAGGTGGGCGGCGCCGTCGTGGGCTGCGGGGCGCTGCACGTGCTGTGGTCCGACCTGGGCGAGATCCGCACCCTGGCGGTCGACCCGACGGTGAAGGGCCACGGCATCGGGCACAGGATCGTCGCGCGACTGCTCGACGAGGCGCGTGCGCTGGAACTGCACCGGGTGTTCGTACTGACCTTCGAGACCGCCTTCTTCGGCCGCCACGGATTCGCGGAGATCGACGGGACGCCGGTCAGCGCCGAGGTCTACAACGAGTTGTGCCGAAGCTACGACGAGGGCGTCGCGGAGTTCCTCGACCTCTCGTCCGTGAAGCCCAACACGCTGGGCAATACCCGCATGCTTGTCACGCTCTGA
- a CDS encoding TerC family protein, with the protein MQVSAVVWIVSILVVLGLFVFDFFSHVRTPHEPSLKESGFWSAVYIGIAILFGIGVWAVSGPQYGGEFFAGFVTEKALSVDNLFVFVIIMAKFAVPRIYQQKVLLIGIVMALVMRAGFIAVGAAAISAYSWVFYIFGAFLLYTAIKLVKEASSPEGPVEDEKEREGRVAALFKKIVPTTETYDGDKLITKVDGKKVATPLLLALVVIGFTDVLFALDSIPAIYGLTQEPYLVFMANAFALMGLRQLYFLIGGLLDRLVYLSYGLSIVLGFIGVKLVLHALHENTLPFINGGEHVAVPEISTGLSLSVILGVLAITTIASLVKSKRDGQKALVDEDSTPKSE; encoded by the coding sequence ATGCAAGTTTCTGCTGTCGTCTGGATCGTCTCGATCCTCGTCGTTCTCGGACTCTTCGTCTTCGACTTCTTCAGCCACGTGCGCACGCCGCACGAGCCCTCGCTCAAGGAATCCGGCTTCTGGTCGGCGGTCTACATCGGCATCGCGATCCTGTTCGGCATCGGCGTCTGGGCGGTCTCCGGGCCGCAGTACGGCGGCGAGTTCTTCGCAGGCTTCGTGACCGAGAAGGCGCTGTCCGTCGACAACCTCTTCGTCTTCGTCATCATCATGGCGAAGTTCGCGGTGCCCCGGATCTACCAGCAGAAGGTGCTGCTGATCGGCATCGTCATGGCACTGGTGATGCGTGCCGGCTTCATCGCCGTCGGCGCCGCCGCGATCTCCGCGTACTCCTGGGTGTTCTACATCTTCGGCGCGTTCCTGCTCTACACCGCTATCAAGCTGGTCAAGGAGGCGTCGTCGCCCGAGGGGCCGGTCGAGGACGAGAAGGAGCGCGAGGGTCGCGTCGCCGCGCTGTTCAAGAAGATCGTCCCCACCACGGAGACCTACGACGGCGACAAGCTGATCACCAAGGTCGACGGCAAGAAGGTCGCGACCCCGCTGCTGCTCGCGCTCGTCGTCATCGGCTTCACCGACGTGCTGTTCGCGCTCGACTCGATCCCCGCGATCTACGGCCTCACCCAGGAGCCCTACCTGGTGTTCATGGCGAACGCCTTCGCGCTCATGGGCCTGCGTCAGCTGTACTTCCTCATCGGCGGCCTGCTCGACCGCCTGGTGTACCTGTCCTACGGCCTGTCGATCGTGCTGGGCTTCATCGGCGTGAAGCTCGTGCTGCACGCGCTGCACGAGAACACGCTGCCCTTCATCAACGGCGGCGAGCACGTCGCGGTCCCGGAGATCTCCACCGGCCTGTCGCTGTCGGTCATCCTCGGCGTCCTGGCGATCACCACGATCGCCTCGCTGGTCAAGTCGAAGCGCGACGGGCAGAAGGCCCTGGTCGACGAGGACAGCACCCCGAAGTCGGAGTAG
- a CDS encoding DUF3046 domain-containing protein, with protein MRLTDFRELLYAEFGTLRGDTLMRDHRLGDFGVTGDQAIESGVDPRDVWRALCMEFDVPRSRW; from the coding sequence GTGCGCCTCACCGACTTCCGCGAACTGCTCTACGCCGAGTTCGGCACCCTTCGTGGCGACACCCTGATGCGCGATCACCGGCTCGGCGACTTCGGCGTCACCGGTGATCAGGCCATCGAGTCCGGCGTCGATCCGCGGGACGTGTGGCGGGCCCTCTGCATGGAGTTCGATGTTCCGAGGTCCCGCTGGTAG